Proteins encoded in a region of the Alosa sapidissima isolate fAloSap1 chromosome 19, fAloSap1.pri, whole genome shotgun sequence genome:
- the fbxo34 gene encoding F-box only protein 34 isoform X1: METSDKRPLKGTFPSLVGVSDPLPEEVHCGSVLSRCAGGRDLMPQKCESISYFSPAPYQDPRKPSCKAQLDWRLASMHLKPYPNPQKKESVVEGPCGLHVDQQGALKPEWGLRAPCPLVPSSGGGSASRCPLGVLSTNTLHCSSSSANTNNNTNNTNTTNNNNNNNKLSSSWAARKGKGNPLVPAKVALTSSLLLLASPAGLENEASLRIYQSEDGDGPLDIWAVIKPGNTKEKIAIFAGRQRGRSNDDDGGGGGVGDAAPVGEGGQQDTRVTCSMKSKGCWGEGGSLAKRRRLGKTDKTDKTKSLDIQRPQNPGRLPPPVPLCETPAQSAGDSEEGLPQVEGDEGGRMVSVVEMVALLEQLANGDQHMDSKPVSRNSSTITLPKSPPPIPEPKAVESVEGQEESESVRVLDMVARLESECLKRQSSRESGELSRNNSLRRNVARVLLAGSEPYQAPTQPESPADRQVDNQHLVEGPSVEGNNQPKSQSESLTSPPPCEPPVVVERVDKTSEAQLAQMESRVLDTRKRAEKDLERLQFPAPELPGTIEVEEPMPGMLFFRQSPPQPLSERKTPHHTETMTHPKICVTVEATIPPKPRDSQFGGSSRISKAPQSPALAGKAQTLHTGVDNDCSYHVTGGEGIGCHGDDGEEDSDSTGREAATFPLRRQVSHEFLEMRFKIQQLLEPQPYLAVLPHHVLVQIFSLLPTQALAALKCTCRYFKSVIESYDVRPTDSRWVSEPRYRDDPCKQCKRHYRRGDVSLCRWHHKPYCQAMPYGPGYWMCCRGAHKDAPGCNVGLHDNRWVPTFHRMNMPIYKNREGDDEV; this comes from the exons ATGGAAACCTCAGACAAGCGTCCACTAAAAGGGACGTTCCCATCTT TAGTTGGAGTCTCTGATCCTCTCCCTGAAGAAGTGCATTGTGGGAGCGTCCTGTCCCGCTGTGCTGGAGGGAGGGACCTCATGCCCCAGAAATGTGAATCAATCAGCTATTTCAGCCCAGCCCCTTACCAGGACCCACGGAAGCCATCCTGCAAAGCCCAACTAGACTGGAG GTTAGCAAGCATGCACCTCAAGCCATACCCCAACCCCCAGAAGAAGGAGTCTGTGGTGGAGGGCCCCTGCGGCCTGCACGTGGACCAGCAGGGGGCGCTCAAGCCTGAGTGGGGCTTGCGCGCGCCCTGCCCTCTGGTGCCCTCGTCTGGCGGCGGCTCAGCCAGCCGCTGTCCACTCGGCGTCCTCTCTACCAACACGCTCCActgttcctcctcctccgccaacaccaacaacaacaccaacaacacaaacaccaccaacaacaacaacaacaacaacaaattgagCAGCTCCTGGGCAGCACGAAAGGGCAAAGGGAACCCCCTGGTGCCTGCAAAGGTGGCCCTCACAAGCTCCCTACTGCTCCTGGCGTCCCCTGCGGGGCTGGAGAACGAAGCCTCGCTGCGGATATACCAGAGCGAGGACGGCGACGGGCCCCTGGACATCTGGGCGGTCATCAAGCCAGGCAACACCAAGGAGAAGATCGCCATCTTTGCCGGTCGGCAGCGTGGGAGGTCGAACGACGACGACGGCGGCGGCGGTGGGGTGGGTGACGCTGCGCCGGTGGGAGAGGGAGGTCAACAGGATACTCGCGTGACGTGCTCGATGAAGAGCAAGGGCTGCTGGGGTGAAGGTGGCTCGCTGGCCAAGCGTCGGCGGCTGGGCAAAACGGACAAAACGGACAAAACGAAAAGCCTAGACATCCAGAGACCACAAAATCCAGGGAGGCTGCCTCCCCCAGTCCCTCTGTGCGAGACACCAGCTCAATCTGCCGGCGACTCGGAAGAGGGATTGCCACAAGTGGAAGGGGACGAAGGAGGCAGGATGGTCTCTGTGGTGGAAATGGTGGCCTTACTGGAGCAGTTGGCGAATGGCGACCAACACATGGACTCGAAGCCTGTTTCCCGCAACTCCAGCACCATCACGCTGCCAAAATCCCCCCCACCCATACCAGAGCCCAAAGCGGTGGAGTCGGTGGAGGGTCAGGAGGAGTCGGAGAGTGTGCGGGTGCTGGACATGGTGGCCCGGCTAGAGTCGGAGTGTCTGAAAAGGCAGAGCTCTCGCGAGTCAGGCGAGCTTTCCCGCAACAACAGCCTGCGCCGTAACGTGGCTCGCGTCCTGCTGGCCGGCTCGGAGCCTTATCAGGCCCCAACGCAGCCAGAATCGCCCGCTGACCGCCAGGTGGACAATCAGCATCTAGTTGAAGGGCCGTCAGTGGAGGGGAACAACCAGCCCAAATCCCAATCTGAGTCCTTGACCTCACCTCCCCCCTGTGAGCCCCCTGTGGTAGTAGAGAGAGTGGACAAGACCAGCGAGGCCCAGCTAGCTCAGATGGAGAGCAGAGTCCTAGATAcgaggaaaagagcagagaaGGACTTGGAGCGTCTGCAGTTTCCTGCTCCCGAGCTGCCTGGCACAATCGAGGTTGAGGAGCCCATGCCAGGCATGCTGTTCTTCAGACAGTCTCCACCTCAGCCTCTGTCTGAACGGAAAACACCCCATCACACAGAGACTATGACCCACCCCAAAATATGCGTAACTGTGGAGGCCACAATTCCCCCCAAGCCTCGGGACTCTCAATTTGGGGGCTCGTCCAGGATATCAAAAGCGCCGCAGTCGCCTGCTCTTGCAGGAAAGGCACAGACTTTGCACACAGGTGTGGACAATGATTGCAGTTATCATGTGACTGGTGGCGAGGGCATAGGCTGTCATGGTGACGACGGGGAGGAGGACAGCGACAGCACGGGCCGCGAGGCGGCAACGTTCCCCCTGCGCCGGCAGGTCTCGCACGAGTTCCTGGAGATGCGCTTCAAGATCCAGCAGCTCCTGGAGCCCCAGCCTTACCTGGCCGTGCTGCCGCACCACGTGCTGGTCCAGATCTTCAGCCTGCTGCCCACCCAGGCCCTGGCCGCCCTCAAGTGCACCTGCCGCTACTTCAAGTCGGTCATCGAGAGCTACGACGTGCGGCCCACCGACTCGCGCTGGGTGTCGGAGCCGCGGTACCGCGACGACCCGTGCAAGCAGTGCAAGAGGCACTACCGACGGGGCGACGTGTCGCTCTGCCGCTGGCACCACAAGCCCTACTGCCAGGCCATGCCCTACGGCCCCGGCTACTGGATGTGCTGTCGGGGGGCCCACAAGGACGCGCCTGGCTGCAACGTGGGCCTCCACGACAACCGCTGGGTGCCCACTTTTCACCGCATGAACATGCCAATCTATAAGAACAGAGAGGGTGATGATGAGGTctag
- the fbxo34 gene encoding F-box only protein 34 isoform X2 — protein sequence MPQKCESISYFSPAPYQDPRKPSCKAQLDWRLASMHLKPYPNPQKKESVVEGPCGLHVDQQGALKPEWGLRAPCPLVPSSGGGSASRCPLGVLSTNTLHCSSSSANTNNNTNNTNTTNNNNNNNKLSSSWAARKGKGNPLVPAKVALTSSLLLLASPAGLENEASLRIYQSEDGDGPLDIWAVIKPGNTKEKIAIFAGRQRGRSNDDDGGGGGVGDAAPVGEGGQQDTRVTCSMKSKGCWGEGGSLAKRRRLGKTDKTDKTKSLDIQRPQNPGRLPPPVPLCETPAQSAGDSEEGLPQVEGDEGGRMVSVVEMVALLEQLANGDQHMDSKPVSRNSSTITLPKSPPPIPEPKAVESVEGQEESESVRVLDMVARLESECLKRQSSRESGELSRNNSLRRNVARVLLAGSEPYQAPTQPESPADRQVDNQHLVEGPSVEGNNQPKSQSESLTSPPPCEPPVVVERVDKTSEAQLAQMESRVLDTRKRAEKDLERLQFPAPELPGTIEVEEPMPGMLFFRQSPPQPLSERKTPHHTETMTHPKICVTVEATIPPKPRDSQFGGSSRISKAPQSPALAGKAQTLHTGVDNDCSYHVTGGEGIGCHGDDGEEDSDSTGREAATFPLRRQVSHEFLEMRFKIQQLLEPQPYLAVLPHHVLVQIFSLLPTQALAALKCTCRYFKSVIESYDVRPTDSRWVSEPRYRDDPCKQCKRHYRRGDVSLCRWHHKPYCQAMPYGPGYWMCCRGAHKDAPGCNVGLHDNRWVPTFHRMNMPIYKNREGDDEV from the exons ATGCCCCAGAAATGTGAATCAATCAGCTATTTCAGCCCAGCCCCTTACCAGGACCCACGGAAGCCATCCTGCAAAGCCCAACTAGACTGGAG GTTAGCAAGCATGCACCTCAAGCCATACCCCAACCCCCAGAAGAAGGAGTCTGTGGTGGAGGGCCCCTGCGGCCTGCACGTGGACCAGCAGGGGGCGCTCAAGCCTGAGTGGGGCTTGCGCGCGCCCTGCCCTCTGGTGCCCTCGTCTGGCGGCGGCTCAGCCAGCCGCTGTCCACTCGGCGTCCTCTCTACCAACACGCTCCActgttcctcctcctccgccaacaccaacaacaacaccaacaacacaaacaccaccaacaacaacaacaacaacaacaaattgagCAGCTCCTGGGCAGCACGAAAGGGCAAAGGGAACCCCCTGGTGCCTGCAAAGGTGGCCCTCACAAGCTCCCTACTGCTCCTGGCGTCCCCTGCGGGGCTGGAGAACGAAGCCTCGCTGCGGATATACCAGAGCGAGGACGGCGACGGGCCCCTGGACATCTGGGCGGTCATCAAGCCAGGCAACACCAAGGAGAAGATCGCCATCTTTGCCGGTCGGCAGCGTGGGAGGTCGAACGACGACGACGGCGGCGGCGGTGGGGTGGGTGACGCTGCGCCGGTGGGAGAGGGAGGTCAACAGGATACTCGCGTGACGTGCTCGATGAAGAGCAAGGGCTGCTGGGGTGAAGGTGGCTCGCTGGCCAAGCGTCGGCGGCTGGGCAAAACGGACAAAACGGACAAAACGAAAAGCCTAGACATCCAGAGACCACAAAATCCAGGGAGGCTGCCTCCCCCAGTCCCTCTGTGCGAGACACCAGCTCAATCTGCCGGCGACTCGGAAGAGGGATTGCCACAAGTGGAAGGGGACGAAGGAGGCAGGATGGTCTCTGTGGTGGAAATGGTGGCCTTACTGGAGCAGTTGGCGAATGGCGACCAACACATGGACTCGAAGCCTGTTTCCCGCAACTCCAGCACCATCACGCTGCCAAAATCCCCCCCACCCATACCAGAGCCCAAAGCGGTGGAGTCGGTGGAGGGTCAGGAGGAGTCGGAGAGTGTGCGGGTGCTGGACATGGTGGCCCGGCTAGAGTCGGAGTGTCTGAAAAGGCAGAGCTCTCGCGAGTCAGGCGAGCTTTCCCGCAACAACAGCCTGCGCCGTAACGTGGCTCGCGTCCTGCTGGCCGGCTCGGAGCCTTATCAGGCCCCAACGCAGCCAGAATCGCCCGCTGACCGCCAGGTGGACAATCAGCATCTAGTTGAAGGGCCGTCAGTGGAGGGGAACAACCAGCCCAAATCCCAATCTGAGTCCTTGACCTCACCTCCCCCCTGTGAGCCCCCTGTGGTAGTAGAGAGAGTGGACAAGACCAGCGAGGCCCAGCTAGCTCAGATGGAGAGCAGAGTCCTAGATAcgaggaaaagagcagagaaGGACTTGGAGCGTCTGCAGTTTCCTGCTCCCGAGCTGCCTGGCACAATCGAGGTTGAGGAGCCCATGCCAGGCATGCTGTTCTTCAGACAGTCTCCACCTCAGCCTCTGTCTGAACGGAAAACACCCCATCACACAGAGACTATGACCCACCCCAAAATATGCGTAACTGTGGAGGCCACAATTCCCCCCAAGCCTCGGGACTCTCAATTTGGGGGCTCGTCCAGGATATCAAAAGCGCCGCAGTCGCCTGCTCTTGCAGGAAAGGCACAGACTTTGCACACAGGTGTGGACAATGATTGCAGTTATCATGTGACTGGTGGCGAGGGCATAGGCTGTCATGGTGACGACGGGGAGGAGGACAGCGACAGCACGGGCCGCGAGGCGGCAACGTTCCCCCTGCGCCGGCAGGTCTCGCACGAGTTCCTGGAGATGCGCTTCAAGATCCAGCAGCTCCTGGAGCCCCAGCCTTACCTGGCCGTGCTGCCGCACCACGTGCTGGTCCAGATCTTCAGCCTGCTGCCCACCCAGGCCCTGGCCGCCCTCAAGTGCACCTGCCGCTACTTCAAGTCGGTCATCGAGAGCTACGACGTGCGGCCCACCGACTCGCGCTGGGTGTCGGAGCCGCGGTACCGCGACGACCCGTGCAAGCAGTGCAAGAGGCACTACCGACGGGGCGACGTGTCGCTCTGCCGCTGGCACCACAAGCCCTACTGCCAGGCCATGCCCTACGGCCCCGGCTACTGGATGTGCTGTCGGGGGGCCCACAAGGACGCGCCTGGCTGCAACGTGGGCCTCCACGACAACCGCTGGGTGCCCACTTTTCACCGCATGAACATGCCAATCTATAAGAACAGAGAGGGTGATGATGAGGTctag
- the atg14 gene encoding beclin 1-associated autophagy-related key regulator, with protein sequence MASPSAKELGAVGPVEGTLGGMPGARLPPRPHHPSPSTAVPSPGSLMVESVDDAEGLYVAVERCPLCNTARRRLTCARCIQSGDFIYFDGRNPERYKEKLERLKALKDEKENLQQRVIQAMDKKIQADQLKWKIMSCKMKIEQMKEAISNGNEEVKSGKDLLVRSQEESQRLQRRASRHQEKRDKIERHNRRLAELLERRGRELQGRLEALAEVRRGHILELITHIFSMQEEKQGSRDPADVAAESDLALTSSTVSELAEARRTTYLSGRWIWDDQNGETSISITGPHVTLPSNGDCSAYYGWVEEKSTTQGPELDHINPAHSISAALCYATQLANILSHILDVNLPKKLCNSEFCGDNLSRYRFTRALTKLNTNILHLCFSQHVESDLLHPHHTLRNIMFLVSPENKNLGRTGPFEASADLEESMEFVEPEAAGPAEESGDEAPSDEETDLGTDWETVPSPRFCDIPSQPMELSQSTAMQASQPAGNAGGMISSAAASVTSWFRAYTGQR encoded by the exons ATGGCATCCCCCTCAGCAAAAGAACTCGGCGCAGTCGGCCCTGTTGAGGGGACTTTAGGGGGAATGCCTGGGGCCCGACTACCTCCTCGACCGCATCACCCGTCCCCATCGACTGCAGTGCCATCGCCAGGATCTCTAATGGTGGAATCGGTGGACGATGCCGAGGGTCTCTATGTAGCTGTTGAGCGGTGCCCTCTCTGTAACACAGCTCGACGTAGACTGACCTGTGCCCGATGTATTCAGAGTGGCGATTTTATTTACTTTGACGGTAGAAATCCTGAACG TTACAAGGAAAAATTGGAAAGACTAAAAGCGCTCAAAGATGAAAAAGAAAATCTTCAACAAAG AGTTATCCAAGCCATGGACAAGAAGATTCAGGCAGACCAGCTT AAATGGAAGATCATGTCCTGCAAGATGAAGATCGAACAGATGAAAGAGGCCATATCTAATGGAAACGAGGAAGTGAAGAGTG GTAAAGACCTGCTGGTGCGCTCGCAGGAGGAGAGTCAGCGTCTGCAGCGGCGGGCCAGCCGGCACCAGGAGAAGCGGGACAAGATCGAGCGGCACAACCGGCGGCTGGCTGAGCTGCTGGAGCGGAGGGGACGTGAACTACAGGGCCGGCTGGAGGCGCTGGCCGAGGTGCGGCGGGGACACATCCTGGAGCTCATCACACACATCTTCTCCATGCAGGAGGAGAAGCAGGGCAGcag AGACCCGGCTGATGTGGCTGCAGAGAGTGACCTTGCCCTGACCTCCAGCACGGTGAGCGAGCTAGCAGAGGCGCGCCGGACCACCTACCTGTCCGGCCGCTGGATCTGGGACGACCAGAATGGAGAGACCAGCATCAGCATCACCGGCCCCCACGTCACGCTGCCCAGCAACGGAGACTGTTCCGCCTACTACGGCTGGGTGGAGGAGAAGAGCACCACCCAAGGCCCAG AGCTGGATCACATTAACCCTGCCCACTCCATCAGTGCGGCCCTGTGCTATGCCACCCAGCTGGCCAACATCCTCTCCCACATCCTGGACGTCAACCTGCCCAAGAAACTGTGCAACAG CGAGTTCTGTGGCGATAACTTGAGCCGCTACAGATTCACACGTGCGCTCACCAAACTCAACACCAACATCCTGCATCTCTGTTTCTCCCAG CATGTTGAAAGTGATCTCCTGCATCCTCATCACACCCTGAGGAATATCATGTTTCTGGTCTCCCCTGAAAATAAGAACCTCGGCAG AACGGGTCCATTTGAGGCCAGCGCTGACCTGGAGGAGTCCATGGAGTTCGTGGAGCCGGAGGCAGCCGGGCCAGCCGAGGAGAGTGGCGACGAGGCGCCCAGCGACGAGGAGACGGACCTGGGCACAGACTGGGAGACGGTGCCCAGCCCGCGCTTCTGCGACATCCCCTCGCAGCCCATGGAACTCTCGCAGAGCACAGCCATGCAGGCGTCGCAGCCGGCGGGCAACGCCGGGGGCATGATCTCCTCGGCCGCCGCCTCCGTCACCTCCTGGTTTCGCGCCTACACCGGCCAGCGCTGA
- the tbpl2 gene encoding TATA box-binding protein-like 2 isoform X2: MDDEGYFQESVNDPTDYMFEGDLGLQGPLQLQDPSFLSSLSGQPEKDLSEDLDLSFLPDELSTQDEPAQDAPRPTQQTLNDSGVFTGSAREEMTASTPVAGAGPGGEVPPVASSFCPLPMSPMTPMAPMTPLTESSKIIPQLQNIVSTVNLDCRLDLKSIALQARNAEYNPKRFAAVIMRIRDPRTTALIFSSGKMVCTGAKSEEQSRLAARKYARVVQKLGFPAKFLDFKIQNMVGSCDVLFPIRLEGLVLTHQQFSSYEPELFPGLIYRMVKPRIVLLIFVSGKVVLTGAKERTEIYEAFEHIYPILRGFRKQ, encoded by the exons ATGGATGACGAAGGGTATTTTCAGGAGTCTGTAAAT GACCCCACTGATTACATGTTTGAGGGGGACTTGGGCTTGCAGGGCCCGCTGCAGCTCCAAgatccctccttcctctcctctctaagtGGGCAGCCGGAGAAAGATCTCTCCGAGGACTTGGACCTCAGCTTCCTGCCTGACGAGCTCAGCACACAGGACGAGCCGGCACAGGATGCACCCAGGCCAACCCAGCAGACCCTGAATGACAGCGGTGTATTCACAGGGAGCGCACGTGAGGAGATGACCGCGTCAACACCAGTGGCAGGGGCTGGGCCAGGTGGAGAGGTCCCACCTGTGGCATCTTCTTTCTGCCCTCTACCCATGAGTCCAATGACACCCATGGCTCCTATGACACCACTAACTGAGAGCTCCAAAATCATCCCACAACTTCA GAACATTGTGTCAACGGTGAATCTGGATTGCCGTCTTGACCTGAAATCCATTGCACTACAAGCCAGAAATGCTGAATATAATCCTAAG cgTTTTGCTGCTGTCATTATGCGGATCAGGGACCCCAGGACAACAGCACTCATCTTCAGCTCAGGAAAAATGGTCTGCACCGGAGCCAAGAG CGAAGAACAGTCCAGGCTCGCTGCCCGCAAGTATGCTCGCGTGGTGCAGAAGCTGGGTTTCCCAGCCAAATTCCTGGACTTCAAGATCCAGAACATGGTGGGAAGCTGTGATGTTCTGTTCCCCATCCGATTGGAGGGCCTGGTGCTTACTCACCAACAGTTcagcag CTATGAGCCAGAGCTTTTCCCAGGTTTGATCTACAGGATGGTGAAGCCACGCATTGTACTTCTCATTTTTGTGTCGGGAAAAGTGGTATTGACAG GGGCCAAAGAGCGAACTGAGATTTATGAAGCATTTGAACACATCTACCCAATTCTAAGGGGATTCAGAAAACAGTAA
- the tbpl2 gene encoding TATA box-binding protein-like 2 isoform X1 → MDDEGYFQESVNDPTDYMFEGDLGLQGPLQLQDPSFLSSLSGQPEKDLSEDLDLSFLPDELSTQDEPAQDAPRPTQQTLNDSGVFTGSAREEMTASTPVAGAGPGGEVPPVASSFCPLPMSPMTPMAPMTPLTESSKIIPQLHRNIVSTVNLDCRLDLKSIALQARNAEYNPKRFAAVIMRIRDPRTTALIFSSGKMVCTGAKSEEQSRLAARKYARVVQKLGFPAKFLDFKIQNMVGSCDVLFPIRLEGLVLTHQQFSSYEPELFPGLIYRMVKPRIVLLIFVSGKVVLTGAKERTEIYEAFEHIYPILRGFRKQ, encoded by the exons ATGGATGACGAAGGGTATTTTCAGGAGTCTGTAAAT GACCCCACTGATTACATGTTTGAGGGGGACTTGGGCTTGCAGGGCCCGCTGCAGCTCCAAgatccctccttcctctcctctctaagtGGGCAGCCGGAGAAAGATCTCTCCGAGGACTTGGACCTCAGCTTCCTGCCTGACGAGCTCAGCACACAGGACGAGCCGGCACAGGATGCACCCAGGCCAACCCAGCAGACCCTGAATGACAGCGGTGTATTCACAGGGAGCGCACGTGAGGAGATGACCGCGTCAACACCAGTGGCAGGGGCTGGGCCAGGTGGAGAGGTCCCACCTGTGGCATCTTCTTTCTGCCCTCTACCCATGAGTCCAATGACACCCATGGCTCCTATGACACCACTAACTGAGAGCTCCAAAATCATCCCACAACTTCA CAGGAACATTGTGTCAACGGTGAATCTGGATTGCCGTCTTGACCTGAAATCCATTGCACTACAAGCCAGAAATGCTGAATATAATCCTAAG cgTTTTGCTGCTGTCATTATGCGGATCAGGGACCCCAGGACAACAGCACTCATCTTCAGCTCAGGAAAAATGGTCTGCACCGGAGCCAAGAG CGAAGAACAGTCCAGGCTCGCTGCCCGCAAGTATGCTCGCGTGGTGCAGAAGCTGGGTTTCCCAGCCAAATTCCTGGACTTCAAGATCCAGAACATGGTGGGAAGCTGTGATGTTCTGTTCCCCATCCGATTGGAGGGCCTGGTGCTTACTCACCAACAGTTcagcag CTATGAGCCAGAGCTTTTCCCAGGTTTGATCTACAGGATGGTGAAGCCACGCATTGTACTTCTCATTTTTGTGTCGGGAAAAGTGGTATTGACAG GGGCCAAAGAGCGAACTGAGATTTATGAAGCATTTGAACACATCTACCCAATTCTAAGGGGATTCAGAAAACAGTAA
- the jmjd7 gene encoding bifunctional peptidase and (3S)-lysyl hydroxylase JMJD7, with product MNHYAIMDDTQDNIDNVKNCLRHFPKEARELYLNETVPYLEEPPSALQFYREWIGPNKPCIIRNAFDHWPALSKWNPTYLREAVGSKVISVAVTPNGYADAIHGDRFVMPEERQMTFSALLDVIEGKVKSSGVFYVQKQCSNLTEELPELTEDVEPHIPWMSEALGKLPDAVNFWLGESRAVTSMHKDHYENLYCVVSGEKHFILLPPSDRPFIPYELYQPAVYSLKEDGSFEVVDEENSDRVPWIPVDPLKPDLEKYPSYRLAQPLHCTVRAGEMLYLPSLWFHHVRQSHGCIAVNFWYDMEYDIKYNYFQLLESLAGAVGPL from the exons ATGAACCACTATGCCATCATGGACGACACGCAGGACAACATTGACAACGTGAAGAACTGTCTTAGACATTTCCCCAAAGAGGCTCGAG AGCTTTATCTAAATGAAACGGTGCCATATCTGGAGGAGCCACCATCTGCTCTGCAGTTCTACCGCGAATGGATCGGTCCCAACAAACCATGCATTATCCGCAATGCATTCGATCACTGGCCAGCACTGTCCAAGTGGAACCCAACTTACCTCAG GGAAGCTGTTGGCTCTAAGGTGATAAGCGTAGCGGTGACCCCAAACGGATATGCTGATGCCATACACGGGGATCGTTTTGTCATGCCTGAGGAGAGGCAGATGACCTTCTCAGCACTGTTGGATGTGATTGAGGGGAAAGTGAAGAGCAGTGGTGTGTTCTATGTGCAGAAGCAGTGCTCCAACCTCACAGAGGAACTGCCAGAACTGACTGAGGACGTGGAACCTCACATTCCCTGGATGAGTGAAGCTCTAG GGAAGCTGCCTGATGCTGTGAATTTCTGGCTGGGAGAGTCCCGTGCTGTCACTTCAA TGCACAAAGACCACTATGAGAACCTGTACTGTGTCGTGTCTGGAGAGAAGCACTTCATTCTCCTGCCTCCATCTGACCGACCCTTCATCCCTTATG AGCTGTACCAGCCTGCAGTGTATAGCCTGAAGGAGGATGGCAGCTTTGAAGTAGTGGATGAGGAAAACTCTGACAGG GTGCCCTGGATCCCTGTGGACCCCTTGAAGCCAGACCTGGAAAAGTATCCATCCTACAGACTGGCCCAGCCACTGCACTGCACAGTGCGAGCTGGAGAGATGCTCTACCTGCCCTCTCTCTGGTTCCACCACGTACGCCAGTCTCACGGATGTATTGCAG TGAATTTCTGGTACGACATGGAGTACGACATTAAGTACAACTACTTTCAACTCCTGGAGTCGCTGGCGGGGGCGGTGGgtccattatga